The sequence CGATCCTGGCTCATGCATGCCTCCGCGCGGAATCAATGCAGGAGGTAAAATCCGAGTTCCTTGTCATACTCGCTCCTGGAAAACTTGGCTCCGATGACCCCGCTGCGGATATTGCGGATCGAGGCCGTTCGTTGGATGAAATTCTCAGGCGGAGAATCAAGACGAAACCGCACCGTAATCACGTCGCCGATTTGCAGGGCCTCCTGATCTTCTTCAGAAGGCGATTCAAGGGAAAAGGACAAGCCGCTCAGGGACAAATCGCGCACTTTCATTTCCAGATCCTTTTCAGTTCTGTGCACGTGGCACCATCCGACCAGCGACACGGTTCTGCGATAGTACTCCCTGAATTCGACCAGCATGATCATGCTTTCGCCGCAGCGGCACCGAATCTTGATGCGGCTGTCACGATTCCGATAGGCCGAGGCATCAAAAGTGGTGGCGAAACCGCAATGGGGGCAATGAAAGACTGCTTTGCCCTGTCTGTCGGCGTAAACTTTTAACATGGCCTTCCTTGAGGACATTTTCGGCTTATTGAAGAAACTGAACAAAAAAACGCTACGGCGTCGGAAACGCCATGTAAAGATTTATGGAAGGACCTCGTTTTCGCAAAAAAAACCCCCGACCTTATGCAAGTCAGGGATTTTCAGTCAGCAGGCGGCGAATTTCTTGCAACTCACCCCGGATCGCGTCCAGCGGGGCCCGCACGGAGGCCGCTCCTTCGAGTTTTTGGCGTGCGCCCTTGATGGTCAATTTTTCAACGTACAGGAGGTGACGAATCTGCTCCAGGACGCGAACATGCTCCTCGGTGTAGTAGCGCTGTCCCTTGGAGGTCCTGGCCGCGGTCAACTGGGGAAACTCCTCTTCCCAGAAACGCAGCACATACGGTTCCACGCCAAGCCGCCGGGCAACCTGCCCTATGCGCAAACGTTTTTCAGTGTCGGGCGTAACGGGTTTGAGCACGTTCCCTCCTGGCCCGCGAAGCCTGTCAGGAAAAACGGACAGACAACCTCTCGACCAGATGCTGACCAATGCGAAGATTGATTTTTTCCACTTCCTTGTCTTTCAGGGTGCGCTCCGCGTGACGGTACACAAAACGGTAGGTCAGATTGCGTTCCGCGCTCCCTTCCGGAGCATACACATCGACCAGAAAGACATCCGTAAGCAGCGGTTCCTGCATTTCCTTGACCGTATCAACTACCGCGCCGATTGCAAGACTCTCGGGCGCGACCAGGGTCATGTCCCGGCGAACCACCGGGAATTTCGGGATCGCCTTGAACGCGACATGCAGGCGCAGGCCCATGAGCAGGTCGAGATCCAGTTCCGCATACCAGACTTCGCCACGCGCCTGATAGGCGTCGGCCAGATCCTCGCGGATCATGCCGACCCGGCCCACGACCACGTCTCCGGCGCGTACCAGAATCTCAGGAGCAAGATATGCATGCTCGCCGCCGCGCTCAAAGCTTGCGGCCCCTACTCCGAGGGTCAGAAGGAGGTGCTCCACCAAACCCTTGATGTCGGCATACCCGAAGCGGCCTTCGGGGTACGGGTAGCGCGCGGGAAAACGGCCGCCGTGCAACAGGATGCCAAGACGGTTGTTTTCGCGGGTCAGGGTGTCGCTGCCCGGGTCCTGCACAAAGGAATGCGCGACCTCGAAGATGCGGATGCGGGTGTTGTCCTGACTCATGTTCTGCCGCAGCGAGCCCAGCATCCCGGGGGCCAGCTCCGTGCGCAGGACATTCATTTCCTCGCTCAGCGGGTTGAAAATATGCACCCGGCCCTCCAGGGGCAGCCCGCAACGATCCAGATCCGCCGTGCCGACAAAACTGTAATTCACCACTTCCGCAAGACCTGCGCCCCGGCCCCAGTCCTTGACCTGGCTCAGGAATGCAAAGGTCGGGTCGGCCTTGTCGAGATCGGCAAGGCTCTTCGTGACCGTGGGCAGAACCGCCTCGATGCGGTCCATTCCGTAGACCCGGGCGACCTCTTCGATGAGATCGACCTCGCGCTCCAGATCCAGCCTGAAGGATGGCGCAGTGACCTGCCAGGGTTCGCCGGGGGCGACGACGCATCCCAGGCGGGTCAGGGTTTCGCGGCAGAATTCGGGCGACATCTCAACGCCCAGCAGCCTCGTGGCCTTGGCCGGAGCAAAGGGAATGATCCTGGGCGAGAACGGCCGGGGCTCGGCCTTGGCCACGCCGGGAGCGACCGCGCCGCCGGAGACGGCGGCCATGAGACTTGCGGCCCGGTTCATGGCATGGGTGTTCCCGATCTGATCCACGCCGCGCTCGAAGCGGTAGGAGGCGTCGCTGGAAAGTCCCAGACGCCGGGCCGTCTTGCGAATGGACGCCGGATCAAAAACCGCGCTCTCCAGCAGCACCGTGGCGCTGCCTGCGCCGATCTCGGAATTGGCTCCACCCATGACGCCGGCCAGGGCAACGGGTTGCTCGTCATCCCAGATGAGCACGTCTTTTGCCGTCAAAGTTCTATCCTGGCCGTCAAGGGTGATCAGGGTCATGCCTTCTTGGGCGCGTTCGACCCGGATGCGGTTCCCGCGCAGCAACTCCCGGTCAAAGGCGTGCAATGGCTGACCGCACTCCATCATCACGTAGTTGGTCACGTCGACGATATTGTTGATCGGACGCAGGCCGACGGCCAGGAGGCGATATCTGAGCCAGTCGGGGCTGGGCGCGATCTTCACGTCCCGGATCAGGCGAGCCTGATAGAGAGGACACAGCTCGGCGTCCGGCTCGATGGCGAAGCCTGCGAAGGGTTCCCCGCTTTCAGCCAGCTCAGCCTGCGGAATCGTCAAGGGCAGACCGAAGGCGGCCGCCACTTCCCGGGCCAGACCAAGAACCGAAAGACAGTCCGCGCGGTTGGGGGTGATGCTCACGTCCAGCACAACCTGATCAAGGCCCAGAGCGTCGCAGATGGGGGTGCCGGGAACAAGCGCCTGATCCAGGACCATGATGCCCTCATGCCCCTCGCCCAGGGCGAGCTCACGCTCGGAGCAGATCATGCCGCAGGACGGCTCGCCGCGCAGCTTGGCCTTCTTGATCACAAGGCCGCCGGGCATGGTCGTGCCCACGGGGGCGACGGGCACTTTCTGACCGGCGGCAACGTTGGGAGCACCGCAAACGATGTCGAGGATCTCGCCCGTGCCGATATCCACCTTGCAGACCGAAAGATGGTCCGAAGACGGATGCACGGCCCTCTCAAGGACATGCCCGACCACGATCTTCTCCAGGGCGGCGAAGGGATTGGCTATTTCCTCCACCTCCAGACCGAGCATGGTCAACCTGTCACCCAACGCCTTGACGTCCCCTTCATAGGGCACGAATTCCCGCAACCAGTTCAAGCTTAGCAGCATGGCAAAACCTTATGTTCGCTCAGGCGAATTGCCGGAGGAACCGCAGATCGTTCTCGAAAAACATGCGCAGATCG is a genomic window of Desulfomicrobium baculatum DSM 4028 containing:
- the pheT gene encoding phenylalanine--tRNA ligase subunit beta, with amino-acid sequence MLLSLNWLREFVPYEGDVKALGDRLTMLGLEVEEIANPFAALEKIVVGHVLERAVHPSSDHLSVCKVDIGTGEILDIVCGAPNVAAGQKVPVAPVGTTMPGGLVIKKAKLRGEPSCGMICSERELALGEGHEGIMVLDQALVPGTPICDALGLDQVVLDVSITPNRADCLSVLGLAREVAAAFGLPLTIPQAELAESGEPFAGFAIEPDAELCPLYQARLIRDVKIAPSPDWLRYRLLAVGLRPINNIVDVTNYVMMECGQPLHAFDRELLRGNRIRVERAQEGMTLITLDGQDRTLTAKDVLIWDDEQPVALAGVMGGANSEIGAGSATVLLESAVFDPASIRKTARRLGLSSDASYRFERGVDQIGNTHAMNRAASLMAAVSGGAVAPGVAKAEPRPFSPRIIPFAPAKATRLLGVEMSPEFCRETLTRLGCVVAPGEPWQVTAPSFRLDLEREVDLIEEVARVYGMDRIEAVLPTVTKSLADLDKADPTFAFLSQVKDWGRGAGLAEVVNYSFVGTADLDRCGLPLEGRVHIFNPLSEEMNVLRTELAPGMLGSLRQNMSQDNTRIRIFEVAHSFVQDPGSDTLTRENNRLGILLHGGRFPARYPYPEGRFGYADIKGLVEHLLLTLGVGAASFERGGEHAYLAPEILVRAGDVVVGRVGMIREDLADAYQARGEVWYAELDLDLLMGLRLHVAFKAIPKFPVVRRDMTLVAPESLAIGAVVDTVKEMQEPLLTDVFLVDVYAPEGSAERNLTYRFVYRHAERTLKDKEVEKINLRIGQHLVERLSVRFS
- a CDS encoding MerR family transcriptional regulator; this translates as MLKPVTPDTEKRLRIGQVARRLGVEPYVLRFWEEEFPQLTAARTSKGQRYYTEEHVRVLEQIRHLLYVEKLTIKGARQKLEGAASVRAPLDAIRGELQEIRRLLTENP
- a CDS encoding PilZ domain-containing protein translates to MLKVYADRQGKAVFHCPHCGFATTFDASAYRNRDSRIKIRCRCGESMIMLVEFREYYRRTVSLVGWCHVHRTEKDLEMKVRDLSLSGLSFSLESPSEEDQEALQIGDVITVRFRLDSPPENFIQRTASIRNIRSGVIGAKFSRSEYDKELGFYLLH